In Nocardia terpenica, the genomic window ATCACCGGCCAGGTATTTCAGATCGATGGTGGAGTGACGCTGTGACTGCGAACGGAACGAGAATCAGCGGCCTGGGTTCTTACCGCCCCGTCCGGGCCGTGAAGAACGACGAATTGGCCGCCTGGGCCGGGGTGGATCCGGACTGGATCAAGAATGGCACCGGTATCGAGACGCGCTATCACGCCGGGCCGGACGAGGATATCGTGACCATGGCCGTCGCGGCGGGGCAGCGGGCCCTGGACGACGCGAAGGTGGCGCCGGACGAGGTCGATCTGGTCATTCTGACCACCTCGAGCAGGCGGCAGCTGATGCCCGCCGGGGCGCCGCAGGTCGCGACCGGGCTGGGCATTCCCGGGGCGGGCGCATTCGATCTCGGGGCGGTGTGTGCCGGATTCAGCTACGCGCTGTCGATGGCGTCCAATGCGGTCGCGGTGGGGCAGGCGCGCAATGCGCTGATCGCCTCCTCGGAGCGGCTGTCCGATCTGATCGATCCGGGCATTCGGGAGCCTTTCGTCATTTTCGGTGACGGCGCGGGCGCCGCCGTGGTCTCCGCGGCCGACCGGTGGGGTATCGGCCCGGTCAGCTGGGGCAGTGACGGATCGCGGGCGTCGGCGATCGAAACCGAGATCCGCGGCGACGGCGATCTGATCATGATGCAGGGCCAGGCCGTCTATCGCTGGGCCACGGGAAAAATGCCCGCGG contains:
- a CDS encoding beta-ketoacyl-ACP synthase 3 — protein: MTANGTRISGLGSYRPVRAVKNDELAAWAGVDPDWIKNGTGIETRYHAGPDEDIVTMAVAAGQRALDDAKVAPDEVDLVILTTSSRRQLMPAGAPQVATGLGIPGAGAFDLGAVCAGFSYALSMASNAVAVGQARNALIASSERLSDLIDPGIREPFVIFGDGAGAAVVSAADRWGIGPVSWGSDGSRASAIETEIRGDGDLIMMQGQAVYRWATGKMPAVAAHACELAGVGLDEIAWFVPHQANLRIVDMLASQLGFAPTQVARDVVDTGNTSSATIPLALRRLYESSDVRSGDLALLIGFGSGLSHAAQVVRL